From Candidatus Manganitrophus morganii, the proteins below share one genomic window:
- a CDS encoding peptidoglycan-binding protein — translation MKFKMIAVSVMAVLFLVSPVYAQGAVEQDKKEQGDAMQNGGAGQEEAPVVAEVVIIEVQEKLNDQGYDVGAPSGKLDPGTQQALRDFQKEKGLPQTGQPDEKTRTALGIQEDDTGMGGQQGGSQ, via the coding sequence ATGAAATTTAAAATGATCGCAGTCAGCGTGATGGCAGTTCTCTTCTTGGTCTCCCCGGTTTATGCGCAAGGGGCCGTCGAGCAAGACAAAAAAGAACAGGGAGATGCGATGCAAAACGGCGGCGCGGGCCAGGAGGAGGCCCCGGTCGTGGCCGAGGTGGTGATCATCGAAGTCCAAGAAAAACTAAATGACCAGGGATACGACGTCGGCGCTCCCAGCGGAAAATTGGATCCCGGCACGCAACAGGCGCTCCGTGACTTCCAGAAAGAAAAGGGGCTCCCGCAGACCGGACAGCCCGACGAGAAAACGAGGACCGCACTCGGCATTCAAGAAGACGATACCGGGATGGGGGGCCAGCAAGGGGGCAGCCAGTAA